One segment of Kryptolebias marmoratus isolate JLee-2015 linkage group LG23, ASM164957v2, whole genome shotgun sequence DNA contains the following:
- the LOC108245119 gene encoding methyl-CpG-binding domain protein 5 isoform X2, with protein sequence MNGGKDCEAGDERQAVPVQVPIGWQRKAERGVVVYVSPSGSVLSSLEQVKTYLLTDGTCKCGLECPLVLHKVFNFDPGAAVKQRTAEDVKADEDVTKLCIHKRKLLAVATLHKSMETHPPLTLKGSGGGTPSVAAVHSSTQRAIRTKPHDGLPSAVGPECKNPFKMMMAAGPQQQQRLYPPQEVGGAQQPELYSGYPRTQRLGSGEPGTKSPYRAGYGIMLSPSPSGAKLYGDGSQSPSADTLGSPEGFQRTNPCGFPGAGSPGSASIHGNTRTPLSPPSVVLHGSPAGQPSCAMTGRTSTPLSPTATAKSPVMNMNMPRGNFPPGMDLPRAAFHHKLQPPVHPVPPPCALQKRQMTSEKDPLGILDPIPSKPVSQPPTNGPNPSNFQPNIHSQVQMMNVNIPPPAIVPLPSNLPLPTVKPGPVGHGGNVQRTQQGGPASSMSPSPVTSPVHMTGPVLGRMEASPHRSRSSSTSSDHGNFAAPSGHQAQCGTMKVPPRSPRSAMGSPRPALPSSPSTNKTDPLHQYKDSQLLPGMGNSVGTHQHSNPLYSPTSSSSSSLPTSSASQKGHPGLLGMPLNQILNQQNAASFPASSLLSAAAKAQLANQNKLSAAGSSPAGMAAGGVGMSGMGAGGGGNGGSVGHPGSISGPRGMEGHSTLNPMLPPNSTMLLNTPEGQSGRAALRDKLIAQQRDPARKRKQSSGSAVNHDNSNNIVFNMLNKPGMGGPHMPGPSATEQLRKVGRIGNLHPNTSMAQLLQSMSCQSSHHLAGSSHRPGLNPGTGSGTAVSAQLHYNDSTGMVPQQNLLVQQRLRGPGEAMQHCQSMDPSGGHLVSRTGQFPDMIAQMQMNNCGPLGPGGGPVGPDGMPLVRPNTNPPPLSHPGPHPSQLHSMSRTNMVLTHSGGDGGCSQTVSDAGCGIGSLQPHVNAAGGQMYQQQIHQGMQQGMSSHPSYQGQQHFPENTPYKEGNAAGSMACLYQNYQQGMMSHPQFGEEQQSQSEGLPAGPPGSDRGPGGGPEVVDAIYRAVVDAASKGMHVTITTTVSGTTQASPVPALSAMSAFTATLGEPINLPQAVSAVLHSHQDGEARPRQVRPGRGQKALDPGKSTPDGPEANDYFRSPGRGTPRGQWDGETQHGGGFDTQSNNNAWGGEEFLECSTQVRSSPCMERPASLAPAPPCPTEGSNNHSLAAAHDKTFLDDGYRFNNCSRTPANYKERLEQTVERCVHINGVTPHFNSRGYGEVLGPPRQELTGDDQSPSSSTSLEGPLATPKDYSHYNGHFNGMAPSPSDTKSLSSEEDLRQPDSPSSELLHYRSRTFNMGELVWGQLKGFPPWPAKLAGDEQVHCAAVQLREQAKVEPEKLKTLTHDLEALDRAAKRGLKQGKLNNNPLKAALHEAMSELDKMSGALPTRDRQLMLPKPKRRKISR encoded by the exons ATGAATGGCGGAAAGGACTGTGAGGCGGGAGATGAGAGGCAGGCCGTCCCTGTCCAGGTCCCCATTGGCTGGCAGCGCAAGGCGGAGCGCGGCGTCGTCGTGTATGTAAG TCCCAGCGGCTCGGTTCTGTCCAGCTTGGAGCAGGTGAAGACCTACCTGCTGACGGATGGAACCTGCAAATGTGGCCTGGAGTGTCCACTCGTCCTCCACAAG GTGTTCAACTTCGACCCCGGGGCAGCCGTCAAACAGAGGACGGCGGAGGATGTGAAAGCAGACGAAGACGTGACCAAACTCTGCATTCACAAGAGGAAGCTCCTGGCTGTGGCCACGCTGCACAAGAGCATGGAGACGCACCCGCCTCTGACGCTGAAAGGTTCAGGAGGAG GTACACCATCTGTGGCTGCTGTGCATTCCTCAACTCAACGAGCAATAAGGACTAAACCCCACGATGGTCTGCCCAGTGCCGTTGGCCCCGAGTGCAAGAATCCGTTCAAGATGATGATGGCAGCCGgaccgcagcagcagcagaggttgTATCCGCCGCAGGAGGTGGGCGGAGCCCAGCAGCCCGAGCTCTACTCCGGATACCCCAGGACACAGAGGCTGGGCAGCGGGGAGCCTGGAACTAAATCCCCATACCGAGCTGGGTATGGAATCATGCTGAGTCCATCTCCCTCTGGTGCTAAACTGTACGGAGATGGCTCTCAGTCTCCCAGTGCAGACACTCTGGGCAGCCCTGAGGGTTTTCAAAGGACCAATCCTTGTGGATTTCCAGGAGCCGGTAGTCCTGGCTCTGCCTCCATCCATGGGAACACCAGGACACCTCTGTCTCCACCCAGTGTTGTGCTCCACGGCTCTCCTGCAGGCCAGCCGTCCTGTGCCATGACAGGAAGGACTAGCACGCCCCTCTCCCCTACGGCCACTGCCAAAAGCCCCgtcatgaacatgaacatgccGCGGGGGAACTTCCCTCCTGGTATGGATCTGCCTCGAGCGGCATTTCACCATAAACTGCAGCCCCCTGTGCATCCCGTACCACCACCCTGTGCTCTTCAGAAAAGGCAGATGACCTCTGAAAAGGACCCCTTAGGCATCCTCGACCCCATCCCTAGCAAACCAGTCAGCCAGCCCCCCACCAATGGCCCGAACCCTTCCAACTTCCAGCCCAACATCCACTCTCAGGTACAAATGATGAATGTAAACATACCCCCTCCTGCCATTGTCCCCTTGCCAAGCAACTTACCTTTACCCACAGTGAAGCCTGGGCCTGTGGGGCATGGTGGTAATGTGCAACGGACTCAGCAGGGAGGTCCTGCGTCCTCCATGTCCCCCTCCCCTGTCACATCCCCCGTTCACATGACGGGGCCTGTGCTCGGGAGGATGGAGGCCTCGCCTCATCGCTCACGTtcatcctccacctcctctgaCCACGGGAACTTTGCCGCGCCCTCCGGGCACCAGGCCCAGTGTGGCACCATGAAGGTCCCCCCTCGCTCTCCCAGGTCGGCTATGGGGTCCCCCAGGCCGGCCCTGCCCTCAAGCCCCTCCACCAACAAAACAGACCCGCTCCACCAGTACAAAGACTCCCAGCTGCTGCCTGGGATGGGAAACTCAGTCGGCACCCATCAACACAGCAACCCCTTATATTCacccacctcttcctcctcgtcctctcTGCCAACTTCCAGCGCTTCCCAGAAGGGCCACCCCGGACTCCTTGGGATGCCCCTGAACCAGATCCTCAACCAACAGAACGCCGCTTCCTTCCCCGCCAGCAGTCTCCTCTCAGCCGCAGCCAAAGCACAGCtagcaaatcaaaacaaactcagCGCTGCTGGCAGCAGCCCTGCTGGCATGGCTGCTGGTGGGGTTGGAATGTCAGGCATGGGGGCAGGTGGTGGAGGTAATGGTGGGAGTGTTGGGCACCCGGGCTCTATAAGTGGCCCTCGAGGCATGGAGGGACACAGCACTTTAAACCCCATGCTCCCGCCGAACTCCACCATGCTGCTGAACACTCCTGAGGGTCAGAGCGGCCGGGCAGCACTTAGAGACAAACTCATAGCCCAGCAGAGGGACCCCGCACGCAAACGGAAACAGTCGTCCGGCAGCGCCGTTAACCACGACAACAGCAACAATATAGTCTTTAACATGCTGAACAAGCCAGGCATGGGGGGCCCTCACATGCCGGGGCCCAGTGCCACTGAGCAGCTGAGAAAAGTGGGACGAATTGGAAACCTACACCCAAACACCTCCATGGCTCAGCTCCTCCAGTCCATGAGCTGCCAGAGTTCCCACCACTTGGCTGGAAGTAGCCACCGTCCTGGACTCAACCCCGGGACGGGGTCTGGCACTGCAGTGTCGGCGCAGCTTCACTACAACGACAGCACGGGCATGGTCCCCCAGCAAAACCTGCTGGTCCAGCAGAGGCTGCGGGGTCCGGGGGAGGCCATGCAGCACTGCCAGAGCATGGACCCCTCTGGGGGCCATTTGGTCTCCCGCACAGGCCAGTTCCCTGACATGATTGCTCAGATGCAGATGAACAACTGTGGGCCTTTGGGACCAGGCGGTGGACCAGTAGGACCTGATGGCATGCCCCTGGTACGCCCCAACACTAACCCCCCACCACTGTCCCATCCTGGCCCCCACCCATCGCAGCTCCACAGCATGAGCCGGACCAACATGGTGTTGACACATTCAGGCGGAGATGGAGGCTGCAGCCAGACTGTCTCTGATGCAG GCTGTGGAATCGGCTCATTGCAGCCACATGTCAACGCCGCTGGAGGTCAGATGTACCAGCAGCAGATCCACCAGGGAATGCAGCAGGGGATGTCCTCGCACCCGTCCTACCAGGGCCAGCAGCACTTCCCTGAAAACACGCCCTACAAGGAAGGCAACGCCGCCGGCTCCATGGCGTGCCTCTACCAGAACTACCAG CAGGGGATGATGTCGCACCCACAGTTTGGCGAGGAGCAGCAGTCCCAGAGCGAGGGGCTTCCAGCGGGGCCACCTGGATCTGACAGGGGCCCCGGCGGAGGACCGGAGGTGGTGGACGCCATCTACAGAGCGGTGGTGGATGCTGCCAGTAAGGGCATGCACgtcaccatcaccaccaccgtGAGCGGGACCACACAGGCGAGTCCGGTGCCCGCCCTCAGCGCCATGAGTGCCTTCACTGCCACCCTCGGGGAGCCCATCAACCTCCCCCAGGCGGTCAGCGCCGTCCTGCACAGCCACCAGGACGGAGAGGCCAGACCGAGGCAGGTGAGGCCCGGACGGGGACAGAAGGCTCTGGATCCAGGAAAGAGCACCCCGGACGGCCCCGAGGCCAACGACTACTTCCGGTCCCCCGGCCGAGGAACTCCCAGAGGACAGTGGGACGGGGAGACGCAGCACGGGGGAGGGTTCGACACGCAGAGCAACAACAATGCCTGGGGTGGGGAGGAGTTTCTGGAGTGCTCTACCCAGGTACGGAGTAGTCCCTGCATGGAAAGACCTGCCAGTCTGGCCCCCGCCCCGCCGTGTCCCACCGAGGGGTCCAACAACCACAGCCTGGCCGCGGCGCACGATAAGACCTTTCTGGACGACGGTTACCGCTTCAACAACTGCAGCCGGACGCCCGCCAACTACAAGGAGCGCCTGGAGCAGACGGTGGAACGCTGCGTCCACATCAACGGCGTCACGCCGCACTTCAACAGCCGGGGTTACGGAGAAGTCCTGGGCCCCCCACGGCAGGAGCTAACAGGGGACGACCAGTCCCCCAGCTCCTCCACCAGCCTGGAGGGGCCTCTGGCCACACCCAAAGACTACAGCCACTACAACGGCCACTTCAACGGCATGGCGCCCAGCCCGTCGGACACGAAGAGCCTGAGCAGCGAGGAGGACCTGCGGCAGCCGGACTCCCCCTCATCAGAGCTGCTCCACTACCGCTCCAGGACCTTCAACAT